The following proteins come from a genomic window of Misgurnus anguillicaudatus chromosome 10, ASM2758022v2, whole genome shotgun sequence:
- the LOC129448800 gene encoding protein DEK isoform X2, with amino-acid sequence MTEVKVTVNTEDIPPVDESSKADEENDEVCDAEQDGAKAEPRGKKSEIVGGKREKKEIQRLNMQISKPKEKQKIESTGKGVKLGDIARINHSIGRLKAPLLKPLHKIVYDRPGAASSLRKNLRLFNGFTFEVDSDPYSKKLAKVTRLPKAELANMCKTLDLERSGKQSVLAERIMTFLVCPTDSGKPVLKKKKRKTTKDVKGEKSSSKNKKPQKKVESGKSRAIVTDSSSEDDDDDDEDEKKEKSTTASQKRNDSQSSDKREDDDEDEDGEEEHEAPEEDSEEEEKSPRKKKSPAKKATKKSELTTDDSDQGSQEDKTVKKTTKKPAAKRKAPVKPIPKTKKADSSSNRRKKNASKSKCDESDSSDDDQPLINMIKKPPTNDQLKASIQDLLKDANLKEVTMKQLCQQVYDKYPDFDLSSRKGFIKDTVKSALS; translated from the exons ATGACTGAAGTAAAGGTTACTGTTAATACGGAGGATATTCCTCCTGTGGATGAAAGCAGCAAAGCAGACGAAGAGAACGATGAAGTGTGCGATGCGGAGCAGGATGGAGCAAAAGCTGAACCCAGAGGCaaaaaaa GTGAAATAGTTGGAGGAAAACGAGAGAAGAAAGAGATTCAGAGACTTAATATGCAAATAAGTAAACCAAAGGAAAAGCAGAAGATTGAGAGCACAGGAAAAGGCGTCAAACTTGGAGACATTGCACGGATTAATCACTCCATCGGAAGGCTGAAAGCCCCTCTGCTCAAACCATTGCATAAGATTGTATATGATCGACCAGGAGCT GCATCATCATTGCGGAAAAATCTTCGGCTGTTTAATGGTTTCACTTTTGAGGTCGATAGTGACCCTTACAGCAAAAAGTTAGCAAAGGTGACAAG GCTTCCGAAAGCAGAGCTCGCAAACATGTGTAAGACTCTTGATCTGGAGAGGTCTGGAAAGCAAAGTGTTCTTGCTGAGAGGATCATGACGTTTCTTGTATGTCCAACTGACTCGGGGAAG CCTGTTTTaaagaagaagaaaagaaagacaACCAAAGATGTCAAAGGTGAAAAGTcttcatccaaaaataaaaaaccacAAAAGAAAGTAGAAAGTGGGAAGTCTAGAGCCATCGTCACTGATTCCAGCagtgaagatgatgatgatgacgacgAAGATGAGAAGAAAGAGAAGTCAACAACAGCAAGTCAGAAGCGAAACGATAGCCAATCTTCTGATAAAAGGgaagatgatgatgaggatGAAGATGGTGAGGAGGAGCATGAAGCTCCTGAGGAGGACAGTGAGGAGGAGGAA AAATCTCCTCGTAAGAAGAAATCTCCTGCCAAGAAGGCAACAAAGAAGTCTGAGTTAACAACAGATGACAGTGACCAAGGCAGCCAGGAAGACAAGACTGTCAAAAAG ACAACAAAGAAGCCTGCGGCAAAAAGAAAAGCTCCAGTGAAACCCATCCCCAAAACCAAGAAAGCTGACAGCAGTAGCAACAGGAGAAAAAAGAATGCAAGCAAGAGCAAATGT GATGAAAGTGACAGTTCTGATGATGATCAGCCATTGATCAATATGATTAAAAAGCCGCCAACCAATGACCAGTTGAAGGCCTCAATCCAGGATCTGCTCAAAGATGCAAACTTGAAGGAAGTCACAATGAAGCAACTCTGCCAACAA GTTTATGACAAATACCCTGACTTTGATCTGAGCAGCAGAAAGGGTTTTATCAAGGACACTGTTAAAAGT GCACTATCCTGA
- the LOC129448800 gene encoding uncharacterized protein isoform X1: MTEVKVTVNTEDIPPVDESSKADEENDEVCDAEQDGAKAEPRGKKSEIVGGKREKKEIQRLNMQISKPKEKQKIESTGKGVKLGDIARINHSIGRLKAPLLKPLHKIVYDRPGAASSLRKNLRLFNGFTFEVDSDPYSKKLAKVTRLPKAELANMCKTLDLERSGKQSVLAERIMTFLVCPTDSGKPVLKKKKRKTTKDVKGEKSSSKNKKPQKKVESGKSRAIVTDSSSEDDDDDDEDEKKEKSTTASQKRNDSQSSDKREDDDEDEDGEEEHEAPEEDSEEEEPVLKKKRKTTKDVKGEKSSSKSKKPQKKVASGKSRAIVTDSSSEDDEDDEEKKKDDDGVEEHEAPEEDSEEEEKSPRKKKSPAKKATKKSELTTDDSDQGSQEDKTVKKTTKKPAAKRKAPVKPIPKTKKADSSSNRRKKNASKSKCDESDSSDDDQPLINMIKKPPTNDQLKASIQDLLKDANLKEVTMKQLCQQVYDKYPDFDLSSRKGFIKDTVKSALS; encoded by the exons ATGACTGAAGTAAAGGTTACTGTTAATACGGAGGATATTCCTCCTGTGGATGAAAGCAGCAAAGCAGACGAAGAGAACGATGAAGTGTGCGATGCGGAGCAGGATGGAGCAAAAGCTGAACCCAGAGGCaaaaaaa GTGAAATAGTTGGAGGAAAACGAGAGAAGAAAGAGATTCAGAGACTTAATATGCAAATAAGTAAACCAAAGGAAAAGCAGAAGATTGAGAGCACAGGAAAAGGCGTCAAACTTGGAGACATTGCACGGATTAATCACTCCATCGGAAGGCTGAAAGCCCCTCTGCTCAAACCATTGCATAAGATTGTATATGATCGACCAGGAGCT GCATCATCATTGCGGAAAAATCTTCGGCTGTTTAATGGTTTCACTTTTGAGGTCGATAGTGACCCTTACAGCAAAAAGTTAGCAAAGGTGACAAG GCTTCCGAAAGCAGAGCTCGCAAACATGTGTAAGACTCTTGATCTGGAGAGGTCTGGAAAGCAAAGTGTTCTTGCTGAGAGGATCATGACGTTTCTTGTATGTCCAACTGACTCGGGGAAG CCTGTTTTaaagaagaagaaaagaaagacaACCAAAGATGTCAAAGGTGAAAAGTcttcatccaaaaataaaaaaccacAAAAGAAAGTAGAAAGTGGGAAGTCTAGAGCCATCGTCACTGATTCCAGCagtgaagatgatgatgatgacgacgAAGATGAGAAGAAAGAGAAGTCAACAACAGCAAGTCAGAAGCGAAACGATAGCCAATCTTCTGATAAAAGGgaagatgatgatgaggatGAAGATGGTGAGGAGGAGCATGAAGCTCCTGAGGAGGACAGTGAGGAGGAGGAA CctgttttaaagaagaaaagaaagacaACCAAAGATGTCAAAGGTGAAAAGTCTTCATCCAAAAGTAAAAAACCACAAAAGAAAGTAGCGAGTGGGAAGTCTAGAGCCATCGTCACTGATTCCAGCAGTGAAGATGATGAAGATGACGAAGAGAAGAAGAAAGATGATGATGGTGTGGAGGAGCATGAAGCTCCCGAGGAGGACAGTGAGGAGGAAGAA AAATCTCCTCGTAAGAAGAAATCTCCTGCCAAGAAGGCAACAAAGAAGTCTGAGTTAACAACAGATGACAGTGACCAAGGCAGCCAGGAAGACAAGACTGTCAAAAAG ACAACAAAGAAGCCTGCGGCAAAAAGAAAAGCTCCAGTGAAACCCATCCCCAAAACCAAGAAAGCTGACAGCAGTAGCAACAGGAGAAAAAAGAATGCAAGCAAGAGCAAATGT GATGAAAGTGACAGTTCTGATGATGATCAGCCATTGATCAATATGATTAAAAAGCCGCCAACCAATGACCAGTTGAAGGCCTCAATCCAGGATCTGCTCAAAGATGCAAACTTGAAGGAAGTCACAATGAAGCAACTCTGCCAACAA GTTTATGACAAATACCCTGACTTTGATCTGAGCAGCAGAAAGGGTTTTATCAAGGACACTGTTAAAAGT GCACTATCCTGA